The region ataggatttttggaaatatttatagcactcaggttgtcacagtacaatgtcatgacttgttgtgtgacattgtattcagtcaaaatttgtttcatccaaaccaattgagaacaactactcccaactgctatgtattcagcttcagtagtggatagagatacacaattttgtttcttgctaaaccatgatatcatattgtttcccaagaagaaacatcctcctgatgtgcttttcctatcatcagcacttccaacccagtcagcatcacagtaaccagtcagcatagatccagatccatgagtatataacatcccatagtcattggtgccattgacatatttcagtattctctttacttggtttatgtgactgacttttggttcagcttgatatctagcacaaacacctacaacaaatgcaatgtcaggtctgcttgttgtgagatatagcagactacctatcatgcttctttatagactttgatctacactgacaccattttcatctttggagattttcacatgtgtaggagcaggtgtccttttatgacttgcattctccatgccaaacttcttaacgatgttcttggcatacttgctttgagatagaaagataaaatcttccatctgcttgacttgtagcccaaggaagtaggtcagttctccaacaaggcttatctcaaactcagactgcatttgtctaacaaaatgttcaaccatctgatccgaCATCCTACCAAACACAAagtcatctacatatatttgtgccaccatgagcttcccttcttcattcttcacaaatagagtcctttcaatacctcctttcctgtatccattgttagtgaggaacattgtgagtctctcataccaagccctgggagcttgcttcaacccatagagagctttcttcaatctgtacacatgctttggaagatttggatctgtgaatcctttaggtttttcaacatatacttccttatttaagtagccattcaagaaggcactttttacatccatttggaacagtttgaatttcagaatgcatgccactccaagcaataatctaatggactcaaggcgagctacaggagcaaatgtttcatcaaagtccactccttcaacttgagtatatccttgtgctactaatcttgctttgtttttagtaacaaccccttgttcatcagatttattcttatatacccactttgtacctatgacatttactccttcaggtctaggaaccagttcccatacttcattcctcttgaattgacctaaccctcctacatggcattgatccagaactcatcagtcaaggcttccttgacattcctaggttcaatctttgacacaaagcagccatgtgagatcacttcccttgctctagtggtgacccctttatttggacctcctataatgagatctttgggatgatccttctgaactctgatggagggtcccttgttgattttgtcatcttcaggttcagcttaAGGAGGTTCACTTCCCTcatttttgtctgagaagtcagctggggaatcattcagagatgtctcgacatcgtctaTGACATCAGTCTCTTGGTCATCAACCAAcacattaatagattccatcaatacattagttctggaattaaagaccatgtaagctctgctgtttgttgagtagcccagaaatattccttcatcacttttgggatccaacttccttctttgttcacgatcagtcaagatatatcatttactaccaaatacatggatgtatttgactgtaggtcttcttcctttccagacttcatatagggttgtaggagttcctttcttcaatgtcactctgttgtgaacatagtaggctgtgttcatggctttAATCCAAAAATGGTAGGGtaatttcttagcatgaatcatagccctggctgattcttgaagagttctattttttctttccaccacaccattttgctggggagtaatgggagatgagaactcatgatgaattccttctgaagaacaaaattcaacaaatttgttgttctcaaattccttcccatgatcacttctaattttgataacaaGACTTTCCTTTTCTTgttgaagttttagacaaagctccttgaagacttcaaaaacatcatatttttctcttataaaattgatccaggtgtatctggagaagtcatccaccaccacatatgcatacttcttcccaccaaggctttctacttgcatgggtcccatcaaatccatatggaggagttccaagactttggtagtggtgtcatgttcgagcttctggtgtgacatccttgtctattttccaatctgacattctccacagatttttccttcatcaatcttcaagttgggaattcctctaacaacttcaacaaatatgatcctcttcatacctttaagcTACAGATGacccaatctttgatgccatatcttcagttcttcctctttggccaaggtacacattgaagagtaaccagtttcttgagaactccacatgtagtagttgtctttagacctaactTCTTTTATGATCACTTTattttccttgttagtaatcagacattcagttctagtgaagGTTACATTCAGAacttgatcacacagttgactaATACTTATTAGATTAGCtgttaatcccttaacaagtaggacattgtcaaggtcaggaactctagagcaatccagcttaccaattcccttgatttcaccttttgctccatcaccaaaggtaacataacttGTGGCATGGGGATGAAGGTCTGTTAGCAGatttttgtttccagtcatgtgtctggaacaaccactgtcaaaataccaatcttctttggctgaaactctgaaggaagtgtgagctattagacttgtaacatttgtcttaggaacccattgcttcttgttgacgggcctgtgatgtttgggttttggttgatattgagtctggtgatgaacagggctaggataaccatacagcttatagcaaaagggcttcaggtggccaaattttccacagtaatggcatttccatctttgatgtttccccttctgctgtcttcccttctgatgttgtgacatatgatgtgacatctcaggtttgccttttatatggctgcacttaggtttggattttggtttgcaactagtgtaactgcactcagccttagattcattgaatcgaatgccagatttgtctcctgttatttgaccagtctggagaatcttgtctaagatgtcaGGTCCATTATTAAGCATTCTTACATAtttggtcatctcatctagtttggagTTCAAGAGTACAACTTCtgtcttcaacttggagatggtcTCCAAATATTCTCCCTTTTCATTCTCCAactgagctatcactttcttctggctttcaacttgtctgcacacttttgcacttctgtgacacaactctttgtaggtagtgaccagctcttcaaaggttacttcatcatcacttgactcttcatcagaaccccatcttcctgtcaatgcagtcacatgatTTGCAACTTCTTCTGTTacacttccatcagaccaagaggcagcaagactcctcttttgtttcttgaggtaggtcccacattcagttttaatgtgaccatacccatcacattcatagcactgaacttcttttccttctttgggcttttcttcagaccttgttcttcttccaaaattgttggatttactgatgtcagatgcgatgttcttgacattggcctTGGATCTTACATCTATCTTATTCAtaagtttgttgaactgtcttcccaacattgctaccTCATTTGtcagatcttcatcaatatcttgaccaccttcctcatcttccccttcagtgtttgacatgaaggctatgatcttggctttcttttcagattcctcacatattcccatctcaaatgtttggagggatccaattagctcatcaactctcatatttgagatgtcttgagattcttctatggctgtcaccttcaaagcaaatctcttagggagtgacctgagtattttccttactaacttttcatctgtcatcttctctcccagagctccagaggcattggcaatttcaaggatactcatatgaaattcatgaatattttcatcttctttcatcctcaagttttcaaacttggtggtgagcagctgtagtctagaaattttcactctagaggtaccttcatgagtggttttgagaatgtcccaagcatctttagccacttcacagttgtttatcaatctgaagatgttcttgtctactccattgaagatggcattcaatgctttagaatttccaagggctagatcatcctcttccttggaccattgttcttcaggcttcttatcagtagtggcttctccttccttagtaattactggatgttcccagcctgtcaacacagccttccaagccttattatcaagagattttagggaagctaccattcgaggtttccaatagtcatagttagatccatccaaaattggtggcctgtgaacagatcctccatctctctccatagtaccagaaagtattgtccctagatctcacccagaaccagagcaggatgcctgctctgataccaattgaaattctggtatcagataagagatgtcgaaggtaatgtcacgacactaatatctgagtaatgcaaacaggataaagataaagaataatAATGCAAGAGAGACAAGCAATTGGTAACCCAATTCTGTCCAACTCACCTAtatctgggggctaccaagccaggaaggaaatccactaaatagaatcagttcaaagactctccgtacacttcaacaagttaaTGTCTTTCTCACCTAGTCTCTACCCGTGcgacttctacctaagcactcttagatatgagaacccactcactccctctcaatcacacctgtgattttaaacaacaattccttatgaaaagaagacactcttcaattacacacacttgattttacttagtagtttcaatcaagtagacacacacttgatcttgcttaacatctttgatcaagtagacacacacttgatcgtacttaacaactttgatcaagtagacacacactcttgcttacaagcttagaaTGACAAtttacaactcacaaatcagaccaattcaatcatctatggatgaattgaatggcttacaagtctcatgactaaacaagacacaaacccttatattctctTAATATTTCGCTaagtattggttgtgtatcaaatcaggttttccatgtcctttttatagaagcattcaactgggattggacatcttgaaaagcctaaaactattttccaattaaatcttctcatgacagctggttagatctccttggaaaataagtaaatcaggttgtaattaatgattaaatgcgcctgcaaatcagatcttcaatcatacatagattgccattaaatgcgcaatcacaaaacacataacattcactctgaatgttctgtgtacaggatgtcatgacatcgggtctgacatcctggaacaatcctgcataattccatttataaattccaacaggtacataatatcatatgccatgacattgtgtatgacatcctgaaacaatcctgcataattatattttttaaactccagcaggtacatagatatcttatgttaagacatcacatgcaacatcttgtgaacactctttgttttaccaaaattgctgccaacacttagaaccaacatttcccctcatttttcatgTTTCCTAGCCCCAAAAAGTTCTATCCAAGTACCATTCACTCTCCTCTCCAAACCTAggtcaaaacaaaaaaaatcttTCTCACTCAAAAAAGTCACCCCACCAACTTTTTTGTCCTCTTTCACAATTTTTTTCCAAAACTTCTCACTCTTTAACACTCATAACTCAGCCCCTTCAATAAACTTCTACCATAAACACTTTCATCCCAAACCCCTTGCTTCATTTCAACAtttttgggtaatgattttagcttaaactttgttaactttttggTTTTGTTTTTGTGTTGAAAATGGTTGTTTGTTCTTGGTTGATCTTTTGAGAGGGTTTAGACTCAAGCTTGTAAAAAATGATTAACTTTGGTTTACACACTGTATTTTATATTTCTTACTCTTACTACCTTTTTTCTCACCTTCTTTAGTGTTGTTTTGTtttgttatcatttaatatttattgttgacttgttgttatatttatttggttgatgagttctattagatcatggtcatggttgtttagagttgattaaattttCAATGTTTCAAACatattaatggttgatcaatagatcattcatgatactttgaggcattgatgGATTGTCTttatttcaaccatatttgagtcatttgatacatagatgaaaccatgtctttacattaacttgctaatccatttgtttattattactaactactaactactaactcctaatatttatattattgcactttaattccttgcaatttatcttatttttcatttttatttactttatgtttatgtttaataactactaacttctaacatttatattatttcactttattttcttgcaatttattttgttgttcactttatttcaagtattttatgtttatgtttattgtttATCTAACCATATCActtacattatgctaatttattttCTCTCTTACCATCTTGCTAAACAAAAGAGgaataaaaaaaaaagaaagagaacaaatcacttttttttaaaatattaatagatggacttacggttgcataactttctttgatacaaatctattgttagttgatttttttAACCATCTTCAATATTTTGCGTCAATaataagctatcccttaatgtgtcatattttaagtctttttggCCTAGGAAATAGTCTTAAAAAATGTTCATTTTGTACATATTtctaaccactaattatacttcactaattttgtttatcattaaccatcattattgtgatattgtcattttttatcttgtaatttacttttatgttattaccttgtaatttacatttaagtactcattatcatcatcattgtacaaactcatcatgcatgttttatttacttgttatttattttattgtcatcatacattaaaaacaacaaaaacatgacaaaatgataagaccaaaaatattcacttcactcttaatcaacttggacttagaggattttATCTTAGGAACTTTGCTTGGAGGTCTTCCTTTACTcttttgtgatactttgtaaTTGTTGGATTTTCTTCCGTAACTTACATTCAtattgtaagaatgacatcatggcaccaccttagggggacatgtttgtaagaccattatcctttgtttaacTTAGGCCACTTTTGCACACAtaaggctttctcttgggctaccttacaatgaaaccctttaatttcttgttggttactttgcattcatgttgcataagccaaatttcataatcaaataaagcaaacccttgattcaacgtcaagtgacattttcataatcaaattcaaaatacttAATAACTACGATCGTTATTGTGCGCCACGggccttaagtggtggagaatgagtaagaatggagcattcctacccttactctgattattttggacgcaagacgcttgacttgttgtTTAGAATGATCgcctccgcccatagactttagtgcaatataatcacaaacattcatttcataaaacccttattcaaggtaaaaataatgCAACCCgtcaaactcatttttgtgcctcAGGGCATCAccccgaaaacccttttctcaaaggtaaaatcaaccaacatacaaacattttctactccaaactacggaactctgattcctcatccccgaatgagtgatacgtgggcacaagggccacaatccttggcgagcactataataacaaaaacatccctctttcacacacattcttctgaaaataaaacaatgataaatacatcccatgtatgtaaaacaacccaaatggttcccatgaagtaccatggatgtaaggggtgctaataacttccccttacgtaaccgacttccgaacccaaatctcggttgcgagaaTGATTCCTTATTCTCGTTTAGCGCTTCCCGTACGCGTCTtttttccgagggttttatcgactatttcccctcgcCTCTCCGATAGAGGCACACAAATAAAATTCAATGGCAACTCTTCTGATTTTGCCTCTCTTTAGCCtcggtttcgttatcgtgaaatcccggtagcgacaactggcgactctattggggacaccaaaattccctaagcaagtctagcctagtttgggttgtttctCTTTTACATACGTAGAGATTTATCTATTATGTATATTTTTCGATATATATTGCTTTTGTTGCTAACCTGtacatattttctttgtttgatTGTTGGTCCGAAACTTTGGCTCTGTGACGAAGAAATTTTGGAAGAAATAATGGTTGCAAAGAAAAACCTTGTGTGAAAGGCTCTCCACCCGAGTCAAAGAGTTtttgcttgagataggagaggttgagtagtattggtcCACGACgtgccttcctcgttagggtcgtacgagaacctcacttagtggtagattctcttaaggggattgatgaccgtCGTGCTTTCGGCGTAAGCATCTTTTCTTTTATTAGAATCAATGACCCTAATACCCCTTTTAGAACCTTTAAATTATGGCTAACCTAGACCGATGGTCGCGCAATATAGGCCTCTGAGGTTccttcctcgtaagggtcgatacaaagatctcacttagagtagatgaccTTGATGAAGAAGTCGtctggcaagtaaattgacataagcaACTGACAGTtaaggaagtccatgactctaggggcagtgtcttacacccaatttttCAAGAGCCCTAGATCACAcaaagcgagaaccttggtttacTAAGCAGTCATTATTAACTCCATGCTTCATCACGATGGTCCAAAACCATGAACCCATGCCTAAAATCATGTGGAAATAATAAACCAATCATTAATTCATACATTCagtcatcatcaaaataataagcaaAACTCTTAAAATTTCTATTTGTTCGAACGCAGAACTACAAGACTATTTTCCGACACAATCATGGATACTTCATCAAGGAAAAACACCTCTACCTTCCGCTTCAAGAGTCCTGACATCAGTTCATTAAAGGTCCTCTGCTCAAAGGGTGTAGCTCTCAAGGACAACAAGTTTAGAGCCAATTTTGGGAACATCATAAATCTTCTAATTGAGAAGGTTGACTATGGTGATATCACTATAATGTCCCAATACTATGACGCccctttaagatgcttcactttccccgacttccaaatctctccaaccTTGGAAGACCTCGAGAGACTCCTCAATCGATCGATCAAAGAATACAACCCTTTCCCGAAGTTGGAAGACGGCTTCTGTTTGACCAAGCTCTCACTCACCTTAGGTATCAACGCCAACAAGCTAGTGGACAATTGGGGCGTTAAAGGATCCATCAAAGGTTTGACCCAAAAGTTCCTACAAGCCCATGCTTGGGAAATGATTAAAAAAGGAAGACCCGACTTCTGTAGTGCAACCTTGGCACTTTTGATTCATGGAATCGTCCTCTTCCCAAATATGGACAAGTCTATGGATCAGTTAGCAGTTGAGGTCTTTTTAACAAAGAATCCAGTGCCTTTTTTACTTGCCGATTTCTATCTTACCTTCCATACAAGACATGAGAAGAAGGGAGGTACTTTTCTATGTTGCGCTCCTATGCTACATCTTTGGATGAGGGCCTGCATGCCTCAAAGTGGACCTTTTGCTGAAAACAAACTGACATGGCCGCAAAGGTTCGCATCTCTCTCCGCCAACTCAATTCTATGGTACAAGAGAGAATGGGATACAAAAGACGTCATCACAAGATGTGGAGAGTTATCTAACGTACCCTTAATAGGAACACAAGcttgcatcaactacaaccctgctatACTCAAGAGATAACTAGGGTACGCCATGACGAGTCCTCTCGAGGAAAGAGATTTCATTTGATTTGTTATTAATATCGTGGATCCGCTTGATTCAAATGTGAAAAGAGTGCGAAAAGCTTGGACAAGCATAGTCCGTATTGACCAAGAATGGGGTAAGAAAAACATCCTAGCCAAGGAATCCTACTATATGTGGGTAAAAGAGAGGGCTAGGGTTGTTAAGATGCCGTTTCTTTTTTATCCTTATTCATTCTCGTTGATGCCTGGGCCCGAGCCTATCCTACAAGAGGACATGAAAAAACTTACCAGCCAAATCAAAGAGTTCgagttggaaaacactcaacTACGAGTCCAACTCAATCGTGCCAAGGAACGTAACCACGTCTTGGAGGATAAGGGTAAGCAAGTCTGTGAAAAATTTGAAGATAGCAAGAAGAGGATCCGATTAGCCGAGGGACAAAGAGTTTGGGTTGGTGGAGCTCTACAAGGAGCTAATTCTGAGCTAGACTTCCGCAACGAAGAGTTGGATCGAGCGTCCCAAATCATCAAGGACCTTGAAAATACTGTCGAGAGGTCTAATGCCATGAAGAAATAAGCGAGGGAAGATTACCAGGCCTAGATTCTCGAACTAAGGACCACTCTAAAAGACTATAAGGACTTTTTATCCAAGGAGCAACTAGAGAAAGAAAAGATTCACCGAAGCTTCATGCGTGAGTAGTTAAACCTTGGACGATCTTGCAAGTAAATCAAGAACTTGAAGAGGGGAATCTATGACCAAGCCTATGTAGAGTTGCAAAACAACTGCAGACATTGGGAGAAGTGTTGCCATGGATTCGAAGTTGCCATTGCTCAAAGGGATGAAATCATCCATAACCTCCAAGCCCTTTACGAAGAATGGAGGGACAAGTACACCAACATGATGGTATTATCTAACTATGCCCTTCAAGACTTTCTCGACAAGTTGAAGGAGGCGAACCTGATCATGTGTCCAGATAATACCCCCAAAGAGGTCTACCACTTTGTCAAGTTCTGCAAAAGAATGATGGTCGAACTCATCACTGACACTGAGGCTCTccgcaagtctcaaggggtcacttTTAGGGTGGATATCTAGTTGGTTTATTTGCTTCCGTTACTTGTATTTTGCAACTCCTATGTATTGCAGTCTATTttcccttcaaaggatgaatGAAAGTTGTGATTTTCTCTATTGTGTTTTCCTTTATTTATGATTGTGAACGTGAATCATCAAGTAGTTTTTGCAATGAATAAACACGAATAACTAAAAGAGCTTTGCTTTAACATTAAAAAAACATTCATA is a window of Lathyrus oleraceus cultivar Zhongwan6 chromosome 6, CAAS_Psat_ZW6_1.0, whole genome shotgun sequence DNA encoding:
- the LOC127095285 gene encoding uncharacterized protein LOC127095285 gives rise to the protein MDTSSRKNTSTFRFKSPDISSLKVLCSKGVALKDNKFRANFGNIINLLIEKVDYGDITIMSQYYDAPLRCFTFPDFQISPTLEDLERLLNRSIKEYNPFPKLEDGFCLTKLSLTLGINANKLVDNWGVKGSIKGLTQKFLQAHAWEMIKKGRPDFCSATLALLIHGIVLFPNMDKSMDQLAVEVFLTKNPVPFLLADFYLTFHTRHEKKGGTFLCCAPMLHLWMRACMPQSGPFAENKLTWPQRFASLSANSILWYKREWDTKDVITRCGELSNVPLIGTQACINYNPAILKR